From Kwoniella dendrophila CBS 6074 chromosome 11, complete sequence, a single genomic window includes:
- a CDS encoding uracil phosphoribosyltransferase has translation MSLSPKIQISSHPLVLSKLTDLRLHDLPAKDFREGIRAIGSMLIYEASRHLPLADVPNLQSPVAPFTGQTIPLRIGLSPILRAGLGLEDAALEMFPEATVLHLGLFRDKVSLQAIEYYSKLPTQVTADIVFLLDPLIATGGTAIAALHMLTEWGLKPSQIKIISVLGSKQGVQHVSEEFPDVEIYIGAVDDILTEKGYISPGLGDAGDRLYSTAH, from the exons ATGTCACTCTCACCTAAGATACAAATCTCTTCTCATCCATTGGTACTTTCCAAGCTCACTGATCTTAGATTGCATGACTTGCCAGCGAAGGATTTTAGAGAAGGTATAAGGGCTATTGG CTCGATGCTTATTTACGAGGCTTCTCGACATTTACCACTTGCGGATGTTCCTAAT CTGCAATCTCCCGTTGCCCCCTTTACAGGTCAAACAATCCCGTTGAGAATCGGTCTTTCCCCTATTTTGAGAGCTGGGTTAGGGTTAGAAGATG CTGCGTTGGAGATGTTCCCAGAAGCTACAGTACTTCATTTGGGTTTATTCAGGGATAAGGTCTCACTTCAAGCTATAGA ATATTACTCCAAACTTCCTACTCAAGTCACTGCAGATATAGTATTTTTACTTGATC CTTTAATCGCAACCGGTGGAACAGCTATAGCAGCTTTACATATGTTGACGGAATGGGGATTAAAACCATCacaaatcaagattatttcTGTATTAGGTTCTAAACAAGGTGTTCAACATGTTTCAGAAGAATTTCCAGATGTTGAA ATCTATATTGGTGCCGTAGATGATATCTTGACTGAGAAAGGGTATATATCACCTGGTTTAGGGGATGCT GGAGATCGACTCTATAGTACTGCTCACTAG